Proteins encoded by one window of Juglans regia cultivar Chandler chromosome 15, Walnut 2.0, whole genome shotgun sequence:
- the LOC118344672 gene encoding uncharacterized protein LOC118344672, protein MVGSAQTRYNFPPQTVVAIAKLGLSVEVHEDKLIWGETQDGRYSIKSAYSFNGKQAHVLRGGESSLDSGHKVVWQGIWKLQVPQRIKVFTWRACKESPHSRHNLKSRKSSLAGGFGSVGKEKKFQGNGPSDMYKWQDRRLGVFCDVGMKLLARQESIRQHKTEVKHTMGWSKPPQGVLKLNVDGAIFANPHVAGVGVILRDSEGTVLLAASMKESEVGDPAKIDMVAMLRGLRLCIPMGIEKLILESDSLLMVNQMNGDTKPWSLFRNIIKETRQCSTRFRSCIVQHVGRLGSCMGGMFKM, encoded by the exons ATGGTGGGATCTGCTCAAACTCGGTACAATTTCCCTCCCCAGACTGTAGTTGCGATTGCCAAACTGGGATTGAGTGTAGAGGTCCATGAGGATAAGCTCATATGGGGGGAAACACAGGATGGCAGGTATAGCATAAAGTCAGCTTACAGTTTCAATGGAAAACAAGCACATGTACTCAGAGGAGGGGAAAGTTCTTTAGACAGTGGCCACAAGGTGGTATGGCAGGGGATATGGAAGTTGCAGGTCCCTCAAAGGATCAAGGTTTTTACGTGGAGAGCTTGTAAGGAGAGCCCCCATAGCAGACATAATTTGAAATCTAGAAAG TCATCCTTGGCTGGTGGCTTTGGGAGTGTTGGAAAGGAGAAGAAGTTTCAAGGAAATGGTCCATCAGATATGTACAAGTGGCAAGACAGAAGACTTGGAGTTTTTTGTGATGTTGGCATGAAGCTTCTG GCACGTCAAGAGTCAATAAGGCAACATAAGACTGAGGTGAAGCACACAATGGGATGGAGTAAACCTCCTCAAGGGGTCCTaaagttgaatgttgatgggGCTATCTTCGCAAACCCGCATGTGGCAGGGGTGGGGGTGATTCTTAGAGACAGTGAAGGCACTGTGTTACTGGCAGCCAGCATGAAGGAGTCTGAGGTTGGTGATCCTGCTAAAATAGATATGGTGGCTATGCTACGTGGTCTTCGATTGTGCATTCCAATGGGCATTGAGAAGCTTATCCTAGAAAGTGATTCTCTCCTAATGGTTAATCAGATGAATGGGGACACAAAACCATGGTCTTTATTTCGGAACATCATTAAGGAAACGAGGCAATGTTCTACAAGGTTTAGAAGTTGCATAGTGCAACATGTTGGCCGTTTGGGAAGCTGTATGGGTGGTATGTTCAAGATGTAA